A portion of the Lolium rigidum isolate FL_2022 chromosome 1, APGP_CSIRO_Lrig_0.1, whole genome shotgun sequence genome contains these proteins:
- the LOC124665609 gene encoding uncharacterized protein LOC124665609 yields the protein MPADSEPEGVISLLRTQAKVDAVCKKYGVPKDEYTARPAGDLRASSRPPPGAVCVYEHALEAGMRVPLHGFFSEALAHFGLAPAQVVPNGWRIMAGFVVLCHYAGVPPSLRVFRHFYGLRILNRKEKGGWYGFLSKDTSGLHFTGLPDSIKGWKDNFFFLSSSTPWPCPVQWGEPSKSSNTVPVLTGEEKRSAAVLLRAHGGAPVDIRTYLSDNSLAAAKISLASPAPTPPSCTPTSGGSKSKGIYPSVYDMMKNIQAEKAAAAQASASANKRRLDEADGKEVKGRPPSVVAVNTPPPAHRPPAGEPSDVASPSFVGIFKATNNMISSLEEQLEQAKGEVTAVKAELAASKRAAAVEREKAKAELAAAKRAAEAELEKVKAELAAAKKAAKAERERGDAERATVQQLLAGLERLKTTTSAARRT from the exons ATGCCGGCCGACTCCGAGCCCGAGGGCGTCATCTCGCTCCTGCGCACGCAGGCCAAGGTCGACGCGGTGTGCAAGAAGTACGGCGTCCCCAAGGACGAGTACACAGCACGCCCCGCCGGCGACCTGCGCGCGAGCTCGCGCCCGCCGCCGGGTGCCGTCTGCGTGTACGAGCACGCACTGGAGGCGGGGATGCGCGTGCCTCTGCACGGCTTCTTCTCCGAGGCGCTCGCCCACTTCGGCCTCGCGCCGGCCCAGGTCGTGCCCAACGGGTGGCGCATCATGGCTGGATTCGTCGTGCTCTGCCACTACGCGGGCGTGCCGCCGTCGCTACGGGTGTTCCGGCACTTTTACGGTCTGCGCATCCTCAACCGGAAGGAGAAAGGCGGCTGGTACGGTTTCCTATCCAAAGACACCTCCGGCCTGCACTTCACGGGGTTGCCGGATTCCATCAAGGGTTGGAAGGACaatttcttcttcctctcgtcgTCGACGCCGTGGCCTTGCCCGGTGCAGTGGGGCGAGCCGTCCAAGAGCTCCAACACGGTGCCAGTGCTCACCGGCGAGGAGAAGAGATCGGCAGCTGTTCTGCTGCGTGCTCACGGCGGCGCCCCCGTTGATATCAGGACCTATCTTAGCGACAACAGTCTTGCCGCCGCCAAGATATCTCTTGCatcgccggcaccgacgccgcctTCCTGTACGCCTACTTCCGGCGGTTCCAAATCCAAAGGGATCTATCCCTCCGTCTACGACATGATGAAAAACATTCAGGCGGAAAAGGCGGCGGCCGCGCAAGCGTCGGCATCGGCCAACAAG AGGAGGCTGGACGAAGCTGACGGCAAGGAAGTTAAAGGCCGCCCTCCTTCTGTTGTTGCAGTGAACACGCCTCCGCCCGCCCATCGCCCTCCGGCGGGGGAGCCTTCCGACGTCGCCTCGCCGAGCTTCGTGGGTATTTTCAAG GCCACGAACAACATGATATCCTCATTGGAGGAACAGCTGGAGCAGGCTAAGGGCGAGGTCACAGCGGTGAAGGCCGAGCTCGCGGCGTCCAAGCGTGCAGCAGCAGTGGAGCGGGAGAAGGCAAAGGCCGAGCTCGCCGCGGCCAAACGAGCAGCTGAGGCAGAATTGGAGAAGGTGAAAGCTGAGCTTGCGGCCGCGAAGAAGGCAGCGAAGGCAGAGCGGGAGAGAGGTGACGCCGAAAGGGCAACGGTGCAGCAGCTCCTGGCGGGGCTCGAGCGCTTGAAGactaccacgagcgcggcgcggagAACATGA